In the genome of Candidatus Zixiibacteriota bacterium, one region contains:
- a CDS encoding T9SS type A sorting domain-containing protein yields MNKNTLVCLLILLVAVVIPLSTIQGQHYRSPEWTERPDDMSGSHCETFTATVKAKSRVLVPDVRLGPIKYRVLSGPGVVDSRTGVWEWSPSIEESGMTYTVVIAAVEGRNITTGSKACRFDVTVTNSVPTLSPNIGECGSWYDFNGLGNHTIWIFSHDIDPCDPTTNFIAAVEPEPSGWLHYAEAGILHLEATAPDTGKVFRIVCGATDGKDTSYCEVFFNVRAESVIPEPYVLRIEKTHNSLQGMHEYIDVTLEAGDFGILGFDLLIVFNASAMAFQTITEGEIYEACDWEYFTYRYNYLPGEEPGGARGRLRVFGMAETNNGPYHPTCYNLETKPFTLFTMDFLVTDDRTYECYYAPIRFYWEDCGDNVMTFHRTDDQNPYSISTGVSRFVFDYDYGSELTDPEAALPTYFGAPNICLEGAVQTPIRYVDFINGGIDIIGCDSVEANRGDININGIANEIADAVLYANYFVYGLSVFDNQQAQISQSDVNKDGITLTIQDFVYQIRIIVGDALPYPPDPPITPVSMMVEETNIGIQTDWPLGAAYLVFNGVISPTLLADQMGMKYAYRLDDSATHVLVYDIGSEYISSGLLLSYPPGSELLDASFATYEGYPVDLTILDNLPTKSDTEPGLPDRFTVYQNYPNPFNTGTAIPFYVSQFETVELVIINVLGEQVYRHVAFFSEGEHQIMWEGTDDDGLPVASGIYYYRLRSDVESVTRKMLLLK; encoded by the coding sequence ATGAACAAAAACACGCTCGTCTGCCTATTGATACTACTTGTTGCGGTCGTCATTCCGCTCTCCACCATCCAGGGCCAGCACTACCGCTCGCCTGAATGGACCGAACGACCCGACGACATGTCCGGTTCGCACTGCGAGACATTCACCGCTACGGTCAAAGCGAAAAGCCGTGTGCTCGTGCCTGATGTCCGGCTTGGCCCGATCAAGTATCGTGTGTTGTCAGGTCCTGGCGTTGTCGATTCTCGCACCGGTGTCTGGGAATGGAGTCCTTCTATAGAAGAATCAGGCATGACCTACACGGTCGTAATCGCGGCTGTCGAAGGCCGGAACATTACAACTGGTAGTAAAGCTTGTCGTTTTGATGTGACCGTTACGAACTCTGTTCCCACTCTCTCTCCCAATATTGGCGAGTGCGGCTCATGGTATGACTTCAACGGGCTTGGCAACCACACCATATGGATTTTTTCGCACGACATAGATCCGTGCGACCCTACCACGAATTTTATTGCTGCAGTAGAACCCGAACCATCGGGTTGGCTTCACTACGCAGAGGCCGGTATCCTACACCTTGAAGCAACGGCACCGGATACCGGAAAGGTCTTTAGAATCGTCTGCGGAGCCACTGACGGTAAGGACACGAGCTATTGTGAGGTTTTCTTCAACGTTCGCGCAGAATCCGTCATTCCCGAACCCTACGTTCTCCGCATCGAAAAGACTCACAACAGCCTGCAAGGTATGCATGAGTACATCGACGTCACGCTTGAGGCAGGCGATTTCGGCATACTCGGCTTCGATCTTCTGATTGTCTTCAATGCCTCAGCCATGGCCTTCCAAACAATTACCGAAGGTGAGATTTACGAAGCATGCGATTGGGAGTATTTCACTTATCGCTACAATTACCTCCCCGGTGAGGAACCTGGAGGTGCTCGAGGGCGGCTGCGAGTGTTCGGTATGGCCGAAACTAATAATGGCCCGTATCATCCCACTTGTTACAACCTTGAGACCAAGCCGTTCACGCTGTTTACCATGGACTTCCTTGTCACCGACGATCGCACATATGAGTGTTATTATGCTCCCATCAGGTTCTATTGGGAGGATTGCGGCGATAATGTCATGACCTTTCATCGGACCGATGATCAGAACCCGTATTCGATATCGACAGGGGTTTCTCGCTTTGTATTCGATTACGATTACGGTAGCGAGTTGACTGATCCAGAGGCAGCCCTCCCAACCTACTTTGGAGCGCCAAACATCTGCCTCGAAGGTGCTGTGCAAACCCCGATTCGCTATGTCGACTTCATCAATGGCGGCATTGACATAATCGGCTGCGACTCAGTTGAGGCTAACCGGGGCGACATCAATATCAATGGGATTGCCAACGAGATCGCCGACGCCGTGCTGTATGCCAACTACTTCGTCTACGGTTTGAGTGTCTTCGATAACCAACAAGCACAGATTTCACAATCCGACGTGAACAAAGACGGCATAACTCTTACAATCCAGGATTTTGTGTATCAAATCCGCATTATTGTCGGCGACGCTCTCCCCTATCCACCAGACCCGCCAATAACTCCGGTGAGTATGATGGTTGAAGAAACAAATATCGGAATCCAGACCGATTGGCCTCTCGGTGCGGCATACCTCGTATTCAATGGTGTAATATCTCCGACGCTACTCGCCGATCAGATGGGTATGAAATACGCCTACCGACTTGATGACAGCGCCACTCATGTGTTGGTATACGACATTGGATCTGAGTACATCTCCAGCGGCTTGCTCCTGTCCTATCCCCCAGGAAGTGAGTTGCTTGATGCGTCTTTCGCGACCTACGAAGGCTATCCCGTCGATCTGACGATTCTAGACAATTTGCCCACCAAATCGGATACGGAACCGGGGCTGCCCGACCGTTTCACGGTGTATCAGAACTACCCCAACCCGTTCAACACCGGTACGGCGATTCCCTTCTATGTCTCTCAGTTTGAGACTGTAGAACTGGTGATTATTAATGTACTCGGCGAACAAGTGTACCGCCATGTGGCGTTCTTCTCTGAGGGTGAGCACCAGATAATGTGGGAAGGGACCGATGATGACGGTCTCCCGGTCGCCAGTGGAATATACTATTATCGACTGCGCTCCGACGTTGAATCCGTCACGCGAAAGATGCTGCTTCTGAAGTAG
- a CDS encoding T9SS type A sorting domain-containing protein, whose product MPKERYLAEVDNSKKDRTPILTYLVGCLILFALLTVSETQASHRRAPEFVDVPGEFVPCVDGAYRTTVSARSRVLVPDVRIGPIRYQLRSGPGTLNSATGEWEYVRPSYFTDCDTQTVVIAASQDGMITTSNDACRFKVILCEDSPCHKIGDLNLNELAFEIADAVLYTDYFVYGPDVLWDYEAQSLVSDINGDGDVLSVADLVCNIRYINGDWFYRGTKQATVRVRIGSYIDLGDWLGAAHIIIEGNATPELMDYEVEMRYAYDAEEDITRVLVYSFQWNQGIQGPFLRPNGNVLNLELATWRGQPVRIEEWHAQNYIYQPYPNPFSTSTTITVYLMTENDVTLEIFNILGELVYDTTGHYEAGSTKFTWDGTNNSGEPVSPGVYFYRVTIDGESTVGSMIMLRSEAPAQNYPNPFNGSTTIPFYVPQSTTVELVIYNMLGQQVHHQASHFYEGDQVLTWDGTSDAGQPVASGIYFYRITIGDETHTRKMMLIE is encoded by the coding sequence ATGCCAAAAGAAAGATACCTCGCTGAAGTCGATAACTCAAAGAAAGACAGAACACCTATTTTGACCTATTTGGTGGGATGTCTCATTCTCTTCGCCCTCTTGACTGTATCTGAAACTCAGGCTTCTCACCGGCGAGCGCCGGAATTCGTCGATGTTCCCGGGGAGTTCGTGCCATGCGTAGACGGCGCTTACCGCACCACAGTGAGCGCTCGCAGTCGAGTTTTGGTGCCGGACGTCCGAATCGGTCCGATCAGATACCAACTCCGCTCGGGGCCCGGCACACTCAACTCGGCAACCGGAGAGTGGGAATATGTGCGACCGTCTTATTTCACAGATTGCGACACCCAGACAGTCGTGATCGCCGCTTCTCAAGACGGAATGATAACCACTAGTAATGACGCTTGTCGATTCAAGGTCATTCTTTGCGAGGATTCGCCATGCCACAAAATAGGCGACCTTAATTTGAATGAGTTGGCCTTTGAAATTGCTGATGCCGTACTGTACACGGATTACTTCGTCTATGGACCTGATGTATTGTGGGATTACGAAGCTCAGTCCCTGGTAAGCGATATCAACGGCGACGGAGATGTGCTTTCTGTGGCAGACCTTGTGTGCAATATTCGATACATTAACGGCGACTGGTTTTATCGGGGGACGAAACAGGCGACGGTACGAGTGAGAATTGGAAGTTATATTGACTTGGGCGATTGGTTGGGGGCTGCACATATAATCATTGAAGGAAACGCGACCCCGGAACTGATGGACTATGAAGTTGAAATGCGTTACGCCTACGATGCTGAGGAGGATATAACTCGTGTGCTGGTTTACAGTTTTCAGTGGAACCAGGGAATCCAAGGTCCGTTTCTTAGACCCAACGGTAATGTCCTGAACCTCGAACTCGCCACCTGGAGGGGCCAGCCGGTCCGAATTGAGGAATGGCATGCACAGAACTACATATACCAGCCCTACCCAAATCCATTTAGTACTTCTACGACCATAACAGTGTACCTGATGACCGAAAATGATGTAACCCTGGAGATATTCAACATACTGGGGGAATTGGTCTACGATACGACCGGGCACTATGAAGCTGGCTCCACCAAGTTCACTTGGGACGGAACCAATAACTCAGGGGAGCCTGTATCCCCCGGTGTGTATTTCTATCGCGTCACAATTGATGGTGAGTCAACCGTCGGGTCGATGATCATGCTCCGATCAGAAGCACCAGCCCAGAACTACCCTAACCCGTTCAACGGCAGCACGACTATTCCTTTCTATGTCCCGCAATCGACAACTGTCGAATTGGTGATTTACAACATGCTCGGACAACAGGTCCATCATCAAGCCTCGCATTTCTACGAAGGCGACCAAGTGTTAACGTGGGATGGAACAAGCGATGCAGGCCAACCAGTCGCCAGTGGGATATACTTCTATCGAATCACAATAGGTGATGAGACTCATACCAGAAAGATGATGCTAATCGAATGA
- the hisS gene encoding histidine--tRNA ligase, giving the protein MAKQKKVKQKRVKPQILKGFKDYPPSEQIARERMIGKLREAVEMMGFLPLQTPSLEFAGTLLGSHYNEDSLAELFGFTGPDDVDMALRYEFTVSLARYVAGNPTLALPFRRYQYGNAWRVDKPGPGRYREFMQFDIDIVGTVNLLADAEIIAAMVTMLERIGIERFRVRYSDRKILNGLIEYAGIPTEQGPDVMRIIDKLEKQGREAVINELGPGRTDKSGDKIKGLGLETDHIGQIEKFLDIASLPNDKQLESAEQMLGDIEVSRVGINELREIQGYLEAMNISNDKTAVDLTIVRGLGYYTGPVWETTLLDLPDYGSIFSGGRYDNLVGRFQGQQVPGTGSSVGPDRLLAALLATDKVDMQTATSVVLVTVMDRDRLPDYLQIVRRLREAGIASEVYAGDTKNLTKQIKYGDKVGIPFAVIAGSDEFEAGTVTVKNLAAGRDKAKETTDREEWLKADDIQQTIPLDTLVEYLHANHQQ; this is encoded by the coding sequence ATGGCGAAGCAGAAAAAGGTCAAACAGAAACGAGTTAAACCACAAATTCTCAAGGGATTCAAGGACTACCCGCCCAGCGAGCAGATTGCCCGCGAGAGGATGATCGGCAAGTTGCGTGAGGCTGTCGAGATGATGGGCTTCCTGCCACTGCAAACCCCATCGCTTGAGTTCGCTGGGACGTTGCTGGGGTCTCACTACAATGAGGATTCACTGGCGGAACTATTTGGTTTTACCGGTCCCGACGATGTAGACATGGCTTTGCGCTACGAGTTCACGGTCTCGCTGGCGCGATATGTAGCGGGTAATCCGACCCTGGCTTTACCGTTCAGGCGTTATCAATACGGAAATGCCTGGCGCGTGGATAAGCCGGGTCCGGGGCGGTACCGCGAGTTCATGCAGTTTGACATTGATATTGTGGGGACGGTTAATCTGCTGGCCGATGCTGAGATCATTGCCGCTATGGTGACGATGCTTGAGCGTATCGGTATCGAACGGTTCAGGGTACGCTATAGTGATCGCAAGATTCTCAATGGCTTGATTGAATATGCCGGTATCCCGACCGAGCAGGGACCGGATGTTATGCGCATAATCGACAAACTTGAGAAACAGGGACGTGAGGCAGTGATCAACGAACTCGGTCCGGGACGTACCGACAAATCGGGCGACAAGATCAAAGGTCTGGGGCTTGAGACGGATCACATTGGACAGATTGAGAAATTTCTCGATATTGCATCATTACCCAATGACAAACAACTGGAATCTGCCGAGCAGATGCTGGGGGATATTGAGGTTTCTCGGGTCGGCATAAATGAATTGCGTGAGATCCAGGGCTACCTTGAGGCAATGAATATCAGCAACGACAAAACCGCTGTAGATCTGACTATCGTTCGAGGTCTTGGCTATTACACCGGTCCCGTGTGGGAGACGACGCTTCTTGATTTACCAGATTACGGTTCGATTTTCAGCGGTGGCCGGTATGACAATCTGGTCGGGCGATTCCAGGGACAACAGGTTCCGGGGACCGGGTCGTCGGTCGGGCCGGATCGACTGCTAGCAGCACTTTTGGCGACGGACAAGGTTGATATGCAAACGGCTACTTCAGTCGTTCTGGTAACAGTCATGGATCGAGACAGATTGCCGGACTATTTACAAATCGTTCGCCGGTTGAGAGAGGCGGGGATTGCATCGGAAGTCTACGCTGGCGACACAAAGAACCTGACCAAACAGATCAAGTATGGCGACAAAGTCGGAATCCCGTTTGCGGTGATTGCCGGTTCTGATGAGTTTGAAGCGGGGACGGTGACGGTGAAAAATCTCGCCGCCGGGCGGGACAAGGCCAAAGAGACAACGGATCGCGAGGAATGGCTGAAAGCTGATGATATTCAGCAGACAATTCCGCTTGATACACTTGTGGAATATTTGCATGCAAATCATCAGCAGTAG
- a CDS encoding ROK family protein, with protein sequence MTDNQVLAGIDIGGTSVKFGLFDTTGKILHKERRPTMPEKGATVLMHLVTNIAERLLYFAAEEDYDVHHLGVGTPGAVDFNAGKVIGTCPNIDGWQGMEIATILKERLNMPVWVDNDVNAMALSELHFGAARGAKSVVCVTVGTGVGGAVMFDGKLWRGANHSAGELGHMSIDYDSPQVHSGIPGSIESFCASKAIIGRLKEAMTDGMTPAFEKVLDGDLSHLTIRKLFAAERARDELAISTIDEAARYLGTGLAGVVNLLNPEVVVIGGGIAEGGVRFVETATATIRELAFDSAVEKLTVVRASLGNDAGFVGAGLLGEIG encoded by the coding sequence ATGACAGACAATCAAGTTCTGGCAGGGATAGATATCGGGGGGACATCGGTCAAGTTTGGTCTTTTCGACACAACCGGTAAGATTCTGCACAAGGAAAGACGCCCGACGATGCCTGAAAAAGGTGCCACAGTGCTGATGCATCTGGTTACCAATATCGCTGAGCGATTGTTATATTTTGCCGCCGAGGAAGATTACGATGTTCATCACCTGGGTGTTGGTACTCCGGGAGCGGTTGATTTCAATGCTGGTAAGGTCATTGGTACCTGTCCCAATATAGATGGCTGGCAGGGAATGGAGATTGCGACAATTCTGAAGGAACGGCTGAACATGCCGGTCTGGGTTGATAACGATGTCAACGCGATGGCGCTATCGGAGTTGCATTTCGGTGCCGCTCGTGGGGCGAAATCGGTTGTGTGTGTAACAGTGGGAACCGGAGTTGGCGGAGCAGTTATGTTCGACGGCAAGCTCTGGCGTGGAGCTAACCATAGTGCCGGCGAACTGGGACATATGAGTATTGACTACGATTCGCCGCAAGTACATTCCGGCATTCCCGGTAGTATCGAAAGTTTCTGTGCCTCCAAAGCGATAATCGGACGACTCAAGGAAGCAATGACCGATGGTATGACACCCGCCTTTGAGAAAGTGCTCGACGGGGATTTGTCGCACCTGACAATCCGTAAACTGTTTGCCGCCGAACGGGCGAGGGATGAACTGGCAATCTCGACTATTGATGAAGCCGCGCGTTATCTTGGCACAGGCCTCGCCGGGGTCGTGAATCTTTTGAATCCGGAGGTCGTAGTGATAGGCGGAGGGATCGCCGAAGGGGGAGTGCGGTTTGTCGAGACTGCGACCGCGACTATCAGGGAACTGGCGTTCGACTCGGCGGTAGAAAAGCTAACTGTGGTGCGCGCCTCGCTTGGCAACGATGCCGGTTTTGTGGGTGCAGGCCTTTTAGGTGAGATTGGCTGA
- the rfbB gene encoding dTDP-glucose 4,6-dehydratase yields the protein MEYERRIIITGGAGFIGSNLLLHLVPKYSDTLFINVDCLTYAGNLSNLKTIESADNYTFEHINICDFAALEDCFKRHQSTGLVHLAAESHVDRSIMGPTAFIETNIIGTFNLLELSRRMMDNNRANGRYRFVHVSTDEVFGSLGETGYFTEETPYNPNSPYSASKASSDHLVRSYGQTYGLDVVTTNCSNNYGPYQFPEKLIPLMIRNAHAGVALPVYGDGRYIRDWLYVEDHCRAIDIVLHNGRTGETYNVGGHNEIENIKLVQLICETLDELLGGGPRSDLIEFVKDRPGHDRRYAIDASKIERELGWTPSVTFQEGIQKTIKWYLANEAWLENCITGQYREYYEKMYAKR from the coding sequence GTGGAGTACGAACGGCGAATTATCATCACCGGTGGAGCCGGGTTTATCGGATCAAACCTGCTCTTACATCTGGTCCCCAAGTACTCCGATACGCTGTTTATCAATGTCGATTGTCTTACCTACGCAGGGAATTTGTCAAACCTCAAAACAATCGAGTCAGCCGACAACTACACTTTTGAGCATATCAATATCTGTGACTTCGCCGCGCTGGAGGATTGTTTCAAACGACATCAATCAACCGGGTTAGTTCATCTTGCCGCTGAGTCGCATGTTGATCGATCAATTATGGGGCCAACGGCGTTTATCGAAACCAATATCATTGGCACCTTTAATCTCCTCGAATTATCTCGACGCATGATGGACAACAACCGAGCCAATGGCCGTTATAGATTTGTTCATGTTTCTACCGACGAAGTTTTCGGATCGTTGGGAGAGACGGGGTATTTCACCGAAGAAACGCCCTACAATCCTAACTCTCCATACTCGGCATCGAAAGCATCGAGCGATCATTTGGTGCGGTCGTATGGTCAGACTTATGGGCTGGATGTGGTGACGACAAACTGTTCCAACAACTATGGGCCATATCAATTTCCGGAGAAGTTGATTCCGTTGATGATCCGCAACGCCCATGCTGGAGTCGCGTTGCCTGTTTATGGTGATGGTCGATATATTCGGGACTGGCTCTATGTCGAGGATCATTGCCGCGCGATTGACATTGTGCTGCACAATGGACGCACGGGGGAGACGTACAATGTTGGTGGCCATAACGAAATCGAGAATATCAAACTGGTGCAATTGATTTGCGAAACATTGGACGAGTTGCTTGGTGGCGGTCCACGTTCGGATTTGATTGAGTTTGTCAAGGATCGCCCCGGACACGACCGCAGGTACGCAATCGATGCGAGCAAGATCGAGCGTGAGCTTGGATGGACACCGAGTGTGACATTTCAAGAGGGTATCCAAAAAACGATCAAGTGGTATCTTGCAAATGAGGCATGGCTGGAAAACTGTATCACTGGTCAGTATCGTG